Below is a genomic region from Pseudoruegeria sp. SHC-113.
ATCGAGCAATATGGCATGATCGAACGCGACGCCCGCTGGCTTGTCTGCCTTTCCGGCGGCAAGGACAGCTACACGCTGCTGGCCGTGCTCTATGAGCTGAAATGGCGCGGGCTGCTGCCGGTGGATCTTCTGGCCTGCAACCTAGATCAGGGCCAGCCGGGCTTTCCGGCCACCGTACTGCCCGCCTTCCTTGAGAAGATGGGCGTCCCGCACCGGATCGAGTATCAGGACACCTATTCCATCGTCGTCGACAAGGTGCCGCAAGGCCGGACCTATTGCGCGCTCTGCTCGCGCCTGCGCCGGGGCAACCTCTACCGTATCGCGCGGGAGGAAGGCTGCTCGGCCGTGGTGCTGGGCCATCACCGCGACGACATCCTCGAGACCTTCTTCATGAACCTCTTCCACGGCGGGCGGCTCGCCACGATGCCGCCGAAGCTCGTGAACGAGGAAGGCGATCTGTTCGTCTACCGCCCGCTGGCCCATGTGGCCGAGGCCGATTGCGAGAAATTCGCCACCGCGATGAACTACCCGATCATCCCCTGCGATCTCTGCGGCAGCCAGGACGGGCTGCAGCGCCAGCAGGTGAAGCAGATTCTGGACCAGTGGGAAAAGAACAGTCCCGGCCGCCGTCAGGTGATGTTCCGCGCCCTGATGAACGCGCGGCCCTCGCATTTGCTGGACCCGAAGCTCTTCGATTTCGCCGGGCTGACCCGTGACCCAGAGGCATTTGATGAAAATGCCGCACAACTTCCCAAGCTGCGTTAACCGTCGGAAGAGCCACAGGCACTAGGGCTGGAAGGCAGAGATTGTCTTTCCTCCGGCCCTGAAAGGTGCCTTGCCGATGCGCGCGATCAGCCGCTCCGAACTCCTCCGCCTGCGCCGCAAGATGCGCAGCACGCTCAATGGCCCACAGATTCTGGCCTTCCTGCCCGCCGTCACGTTGGCCAGCTTCTGGATCGGCGGCGAAAGCGGCCTTCTGGTCTGCGCCCTTGGGCTGCCCGCGGCCTTTGCGCTGGCGGGATCCTTCGAATTCTCCGACGACGAGGCCACTTTCGGGTACCGTTCGGACGGGGAGGACACCTTCGTGCACGCGGTCGACATCGCCCTTGCCGCCGCTGAAAACAGCCTGCGCAAACCGGCCTGCTATCTGCTGCAGCTTGATGAATACAACACGCTTTCCGAACGCTATGGCCCCGACACCACCCGCACCGTGGAGCAG
It encodes:
- the ttcA gene encoding tRNA 2-thiocytidine(32) synthetase TtcA, yielding MLDDLDDIHPLFAGAPSTTEFKKLRKRIVRYAREAIEQYGMIERDARWLVCLSGGKDSYTLLAVLYELKWRGLLPVDLLACNLDQGQPGFPATVLPAFLEKMGVPHRIEYQDTYSIVVDKVPQGRTYCALCSRLRRGNLYRIAREEGCSAVVLGHHRDDILETFFMNLFHGGRLATMPPKLVNEEGDLFVYRPLAHVAEADCEKFATAMNYPIIPCDLCGSQDGLQRQQVKQILDQWEKNSPGRRQVMFRALMNARPSHLLDPKLFDFAGLTRDPEAFDENAAQLPKLR